The Carnobacterium divergens nucleotide sequence ACAATAAACTTATAACCATTCTATATAGGAGGTACACCATGAAAAACTATGAAACGAAACAAGACTTACTTGATGAAATCAAAAAAAAACACGAAAAATACGATTCCGAATTCGACGCTATTCCCGAAGCTTTAAAAAACACCCGAATTGAAGAAGTTGACCGCACCCCTTCCGAAAATTTATCTTATCAAATTGGTTGGATTCAACTCCTTCTTAGCTGGGAAACAGCAGAGCAAAAAGGTCTCCACGTAACCACTCCGACTCCTGATTACAAATGGAATAATTTAGGCGGACTTTATCAATCTTTTTATGATAAATATGGGAACCTGCCCTTGACTGCGCAAAGAAAATTATTACAAGATTCATTAACCGAACTTTACACACTTATAGAATCCTTTTCTGATGATGAACTATTCTTACCTAATCAGCGTTCTTGGGCAACGACTAAAGCGATGTGGCCTGTTTGGAAATGGATTCATATCAACACAGTAGCTCCTTTTACAAACTTTAGAACAAAAATTCGTAAGTGGAAAAAAAGCGTTTTAATTGAAAAAACATTAGACAACTAACGGTCTAATGTTTTTCTGTTTTTAAAAGAATGATCCTAATAAGCTAGCAAAAATAATTCGAACAAAGAATAATAGAACCGCACCTGCTACTGCACCACTCGCTAAGGCTAGGTAAAAGGTATCCAAACGACTTTTATTTTCATTGAAAACAATCGTTACTAAAAAAG carries:
- a CDS encoding ClbS/DfsB family four-helix bundle protein; this translates as MKNYETKQDLLDEIKKKHEKYDSEFDAIPEALKNTRIEEVDRTPSENLSYQIGWIQLLLSWETAEQKGLHVTTPTPDYKWNNLGGLYQSFYDKYGNLPLTAQRKLLQDSLTELYTLIESFSDDELFLPNQRSWATTKAMWPVWKWIHINTVAPFTNFRTKIRKWKKSVLIEKTLDN